One genomic window of Micrococcus flavus includes the following:
- the rho gene encoding transcription termination factor Rho, with amino-acid sequence MTESTEQPTTAGGGLASLKLAQLQALAAQLGIRGGSRMRKTDLVAAISDHQRGGSVADRDAAARQAPAPQAEEAAPAEDASQPRGRRRSRRADSDGAVAEQPAPAGQEAPAAEQEPERTQEDSGQDRRSGGRGERSGEGESGSGRSRRRRGADRSEDPRAERGQTDSAQDGSAPEARTERSDDDATGEDDRSGEGRGRSRQRGRSGERGEDRGGREDDRPDRGDGSDRGDRGEKSDRGDRGGRQRREDRDEEGGRGRRNRRNRNERGRNRRTRGPEVDDTELTEDDVLQPVAGILDVLDNYAFVRTSGYLPGEKDVYVSLAMVKRFGLRKGDAVVGAIRAPREGEKPHTGSGRNQKFNALVKVTTVNGQPAEESPQRVEFNKLVPLYPTERLRLETDHKLVGPRVIDLVSPIGKGQRGLIVSPPKAGKTMILQSIANAITQNNPEVHLMMVLVDERPEEVTDMQRSVAGEVIASTFDRPADDHTTVAELAIERAKRLVEMGRDVVVLLDSMTRLGRAYNLAAPASGRILSGGVDSAALYPPKKFFGAARNIENGGSLTILATALVETGSRMDEVIFEEFKGTGNMELRLSRQLAERRIFPAVDVNASGTRREEVLLSAEEVKIMWKLRRVLSGLDTQQALELLTNKIKDTASNAEFLMLVSKTTLGAKGED; translated from the coding sequence GTGACCGAATCCACCGAACAGCCCACCACGGCCGGGGGCGGCCTCGCCTCCCTCAAGCTGGCCCAGCTGCAGGCGCTCGCCGCCCAGCTCGGCATCCGGGGCGGCTCGCGCATGCGCAAGACGGACCTCGTGGCGGCCATCTCGGACCACCAGCGCGGCGGCTCCGTCGCCGACCGCGACGCCGCGGCCCGTCAGGCCCCGGCCCCGCAGGCCGAGGAGGCCGCGCCCGCCGAGGACGCGTCGCAGCCCCGCGGCCGCCGGCGCTCCCGCCGTGCCGACTCCGACGGGGCCGTGGCCGAGCAGCCCGCCCCCGCCGGACAGGAGGCCCCGGCCGCCGAGCAGGAGCCCGAGCGCACCCAGGAGGACTCCGGCCAGGACCGCCGCTCCGGCGGCCGCGGCGAGCGCTCCGGCGAGGGCGAGTCCGGCTCCGGCCGCTCGCGCCGCCGCCGGGGCGCGGACCGGTCCGAGGACCCGCGGGCCGAGCGCGGCCAGACGGACTCCGCCCAGGACGGCTCCGCCCCCGAGGCCCGGACCGAGCGGTCCGACGATGACGCCACGGGCGAGGACGACCGCTCCGGCGAGGGTCGTGGACGCAGCCGCCAGCGGGGACGCTCCGGCGAGCGCGGCGAGGACCGTGGCGGCCGGGAGGACGACCGTCCGGACCGTGGCGACGGGTCCGACCGCGGCGACCGCGGTGAGAAGTCCGACCGCGGGGACCGCGGCGGGCGCCAGCGTCGCGAGGACCGGGACGAGGAGGGCGGCCGCGGCCGTCGCAACCGCCGCAACCGCAACGAGCGCGGGCGCAACCGGCGCACCCGCGGTCCCGAGGTGGACGACACCGAGCTGACCGAGGACGACGTCCTGCAGCCCGTGGCCGGCATCCTCGACGTGCTGGACAACTACGCCTTCGTGCGGACCTCCGGATACCTGCCCGGCGAGAAGGACGTCTACGTCTCCCTGGCCATGGTGAAGCGCTTCGGCCTGCGCAAGGGCGACGCCGTCGTCGGCGCCATCCGCGCCCCGCGCGAGGGCGAGAAGCCGCACACCGGCTCCGGCCGCAACCAGAAGTTCAATGCCCTGGTCAAGGTGACCACGGTCAACGGCCAGCCCGCCGAGGAGAGCCCGCAGCGCGTCGAGTTCAACAAGCTCGTGCCGCTGTACCCCACGGAGCGCCTGCGCCTGGAGACGGACCACAAGCTCGTGGGCCCCCGCGTGATCGACCTGGTCAGCCCGATCGGCAAGGGCCAGCGCGGCCTGATCGTCTCCCCGCCCAAGGCGGGCAAGACGATGATCCTGCAGTCGATCGCCAACGCGATCACGCAGAACAACCCCGAGGTCCACCTCATGATGGTGCTCGTGGACGAGCGCCCCGAGGAGGTCACCGACATGCAGCGCTCGGTGGCCGGCGAGGTCATCGCCTCGACCTTCGACCGCCCCGCGGACGACCACACCACGGTGGCCGAGCTCGCCATCGAGCGCGCCAAGCGCCTCGTGGAGATGGGGCGCGACGTCGTCGTGCTGCTGGACTCCATGACCCGTCTGGGCCGCGCGTACAACCTGGCCGCCCCGGCGTCAGGCCGCATCCTCTCCGGCGGCGTGGACTCGGCGGCGCTGTACCCGCCGAAGAAGTTCTTCGGAGCAGCCCGCAACATCGAGAACGGCGGCTCGCTGACCATCCTCGCCACGGCGCTCGTGGAGACCGGCTCGCGCATGGACGAGGTGATCTTCGAGGAGTTCAAGGGCACCGGCAACATGGAGCTGCGCCTGTCCCGGCAGCTCGCCGAGCGCCGCATCTTCCCGGCCGTGGACGTCAACGCGTCCGGCACCCGCCGTGAGGAGGTCCTGCTCTCCGCCGAGGAGGTCAAGATCATGTGGAAGCTGCGTCGCGTGCTCTCGGGCCTGGACACGCAGCAGGCGCTCGAGCTGCTGACCAACAAGATCAAGGACACCGCCTCCAACGCGGAGTTCCTCATGCTGGTCTCCAAGACCACGCTGGGCGCCAAGGGCGAGGACTGA
- the thrB gene encoding homoserine kinase encodes MREIRDLNPGAAVRVAAPATSANLGPGFDAMGLALELRDEVELAVVDGPDTARVEGEGAEALPTDGDHLILRLAHAHLTRRGFRAPGLALRAVNRIPHARGLGSSAAAVVTAVLGAEGLLPVAERLAPEELLDATARREGHPDNVAPALVGGATVSWAREGGRGWATAPLALHPDVTPVVAIPDTTLSTRTARSVLPASVAHAVAAEQAGRAALLTLALTARPDLLLPATRDRLHQDARAEAMPSSAALVAGLRAAGHAAVVSGAGPTVLVLAPGEEAARRAVDAVGGLTGGDGTAWRVLTPGVAAEGARVDSLHHG; translated from the coding sequence GTGCGCGAGATCCGAGACCTGAACCCCGGGGCTGCCGTGCGCGTGGCGGCCCCGGCCACCTCCGCGAACCTCGGCCCCGGCTTCGACGCCATGGGCCTGGCCCTCGAGCTGCGGGACGAGGTGGAGCTCGCCGTCGTCGACGGACCGGACACGGCCCGCGTCGAGGGGGAGGGGGCGGAGGCCCTGCCCACGGACGGGGACCACCTGATCCTGCGGCTCGCGCACGCCCACCTCACCCGCCGCGGCTTCCGCGCCCCGGGCCTGGCCCTGCGCGCGGTGAACCGCATCCCGCACGCCCGCGGCCTCGGGTCCTCCGCCGCGGCCGTGGTGACCGCGGTCCTCGGCGCCGAGGGCCTGCTGCCCGTGGCGGAGCGGCTCGCCCCGGAGGAGCTGCTCGACGCCACCGCCCGGCGCGAGGGGCATCCGGACAACGTCGCCCCCGCCCTCGTCGGCGGCGCCACCGTCTCGTGGGCCCGTGAGGGCGGTCGCGGCTGGGCCACCGCCCCGCTGGCGCTGCACCCGGACGTCACCCCCGTCGTCGCGATCCCGGACACCACCCTGTCCACGCGCACCGCACGCTCCGTGCTGCCCGCGTCCGTCGCCCACGCCGTGGCGGCCGAGCAGGCCGGACGCGCCGCGCTGCTCACGCTCGCCCTCACCGCGCGCCCGGACCTGCTCCTGCCGGCCACCCGGGACCGTCTCCACCAGGACGCGCGCGCCGAGGCCATGCCGTCCTCCGCCGCGCTGGTGGCCGGACTCCGAGCGGCCGGGCACGCCGCGGTCGTCTCCGGCGCCGGTCCCACCGTGCTGGTCCTCGCCCCGGGGGAGGAGGCCGCGCGTCGCGCCGTCGACGCCGTGGGCGGGCTCACCGGCGGGGACGGAACGGCCTGGCGCGTGCTCACCCCGGGCGTGGCCGCCGAGGGTGCTAGGGTGGACTCGCTCCACCACGGCTGA
- the thrC gene encoding threonine synthase, whose amino-acid sequence MAHVWRGVIREYADRLPVTEDTRVVTLGEGGTPLIRAPHLSELVRGDVHVKFEGMNPTGSFKDRGMTMAITAAVENGAEAVVCASTGNTSASAAAYAAQAGLTCAVLVPEGKISLGKMSQAVAHGAEILQVQGNFDDCLDIARKLSENYPVFLVNSVNPARIEGQKTGAFEVVDTLGDAPDYHLLPVGNAGNITGYWKGYQEYARPYVNPHPGTSDEELPTVATRTPVMWGFQAAGAAPIVLGHPVTDPDTIATAIRIGNPASWDLATAARDASGGMIDSVTDEEILEAHRWLSSKEGVFVEPASAAGVAGLIKHHAAGNVPEGKTWVITVTGHGLKDPQWALKNADGDEISPRSVPFDVVTVAEALGLA is encoded by the coding sequence ATGGCCCACGTCTGGCGCGGCGTCATCCGCGAGTACGCCGACCGCCTGCCCGTCACCGAGGACACCCGCGTGGTCACCCTCGGCGAGGGCGGCACCCCCCTCATCCGCGCCCCGCACCTGTCCGAGCTGGTCCGCGGGGACGTCCACGTCAAGTTCGAGGGCATGAACCCCACCGGGTCCTTCAAGGACCGCGGCATGACCATGGCCATCACCGCCGCCGTGGAGAACGGCGCCGAGGCCGTCGTGTGCGCCTCCACGGGCAACACCTCCGCCTCCGCCGCCGCGTACGCCGCGCAGGCCGGGCTGACCTGCGCCGTGCTGGTGCCCGAGGGCAAGATCTCGCTGGGGAAGATGTCCCAGGCCGTGGCCCACGGCGCCGAGATCCTGCAGGTGCAGGGCAACTTCGACGACTGCCTCGACATCGCGCGCAAGCTCTCCGAGAACTACCCCGTGTTCCTCGTGAACTCCGTGAACCCGGCCCGCATCGAGGGGCAGAAGACCGGCGCGTTCGAGGTCGTGGACACCCTCGGCGACGCCCCGGACTACCACCTGCTGCCCGTGGGCAACGCCGGCAACATCACCGGCTACTGGAAGGGCTACCAGGAGTACGCCCGGCCGTATGTGAACCCGCACCCGGGCACCTCGGACGAGGAGCTGCCGACGGTGGCCACGAGGACCCCGGTCATGTGGGGCTTCCAGGCCGCGGGCGCCGCGCCGATCGTCCTCGGCCACCCCGTCACGGACCCGGACACCATCGCCACCGCCATCCGCATCGGCAACCCCGCCTCCTGGGACCTGGCCACGGCCGCCCGGGACGCCTCCGGCGGCATGATCGACTCCGTCACCGACGAGGAGATCCTCGAGGCCCACCGCTGGCTGTCCTCGAAGGAGGGCGTGTTCGTGGAGCCGGCCTCCGCCGCGGGCGTCGCCGGCTTGATCAAGCACCACGCGGCCGGGAACGTGCCCGAGGGCAAGACGTGGGTCATCACCGTCACCGGCCACGGCCTCAAGGACCCCCAGTGGGCCCTGAAGAACGCCGACGGCGACGAGATCTCCCCGCGCTCGGTGCCGTTCGACGTGGTGACCGTGGCCGAGGCCCTCGGGCTGGCCTGA
- a CDS encoding homoserine dehydrogenase produces the protein MPELTAPAAQDVAPATEGLTVALLGGGTVGSQVARILTEDAAVLHDRVGAPLTLGGIAVRTLDAERDWQADPARYTRDAEALVDGADIVVELMGGIEPARSLILRALEAGTAVVTGNKALLAAHGAELYEAASRSGAQLSFEASVAGAIPILRPLRDSLSGDTVHRVMGIANGTTNFILDRMDAEGASFEEALAEAQRLGYAEADPTADVGGLDAAAKAAILATLAFGSAYTLDQVSVEGITGITAEDNAAAADAGYVVKLLAIAERGTAEDGTQGAVLRVHPTLIPREHPLASVRGAFNAVFVEAENAGELMFYGPGAGGAPTASAVMGDVVAIAQRIVRGGPARLRTPVAALPALDPAEARTSSLVVLRVADQPGVLRRVAAVFEQHAVSIETLRQVRDDDAEIPGASLRLITHRARQRDLDAVVADLTALDAVHEVASVLRVEGN, from the coding sequence ATGCCCGAGCTCACCGCACCCGCAGCGCAGGACGTCGCCCCCGCCACGGAGGGCCTCACCGTGGCGCTGCTCGGCGGCGGCACCGTGGGGTCCCAGGTGGCGCGGATCCTCACCGAGGACGCCGCCGTCCTCCACGACCGTGTCGGAGCCCCCCTGACGCTCGGCGGCATCGCCGTGCGCACCCTGGACGCGGAGCGCGACTGGCAGGCGGACCCCGCCCGCTACACGCGGGACGCCGAGGCGCTGGTGGACGGCGCGGACATCGTGGTGGAGCTCATGGGCGGCATCGAGCCGGCCCGCTCCCTGATCCTGCGCGCCCTCGAGGCCGGCACCGCCGTGGTCACCGGCAACAAGGCGCTGCTGGCCGCGCACGGCGCCGAGCTCTACGAGGCCGCCTCCCGCTCCGGGGCGCAGCTGAGCTTCGAGGCCTCCGTGGCCGGGGCCATCCCGATCCTCCGTCCGCTGCGCGACTCCCTCTCCGGTGACACCGTGCACCGCGTCATGGGGATCGCCAACGGCACCACCAACTTCATCCTGGACCGCATGGACGCCGAGGGCGCCTCCTTCGAGGAGGCTCTGGCCGAGGCCCAGCGCCTGGGCTACGCGGAGGCGGACCCCACCGCCGACGTCGGGGGCCTGGACGCGGCCGCGAAGGCGGCCATCCTGGCCACCCTGGCCTTCGGCTCCGCCTACACACTGGACCAGGTGTCCGTGGAGGGCATCACGGGGATCACGGCCGAGGACAACGCCGCGGCCGCGGACGCCGGGTACGTCGTCAAGCTGCTGGCGATCGCCGAGCGCGGCACCGCCGAGGACGGCACGCAGGGCGCCGTGCTGCGCGTGCACCCCACGCTCATCCCGCGCGAGCACCCGCTGGCCTCCGTCCGCGGCGCGTTCAACGCCGTGTTCGTCGAGGCCGAGAACGCCGGCGAGCTGATGTTCTACGGCCCCGGCGCCGGCGGCGCCCCCACCGCGTCGGCCGTGATGGGCGACGTCGTCGCGATCGCCCAGCGCATCGTCCGCGGCGGCCCCGCCCGCCTGCGCACCCCGGTCGCCGCCCTGCCCGCTCTCGACCCGGCCGAGGCGCGCACCTCCTCCCTGGTGGTCCTGCGCGTCGCCGACCAGCCCGGCGTCCTGCGCCGCGTGGCCGCCGTGTTCGAGCAGCACGCCGTCTCCATCGAGACCCTGCGGCAGGTCCGGGACGACGACGCCGAGATCCCCGGAGCGTCCCTGCGCCTGATCACCCACCGGGCCCGGCAGCGCGACCTCGACGCGGTCGTCGCCGACCTCACCGCCCTGGACGCCGTGCACGAGGTGGCGTCCGTCCTCCGAGTCGAAGGGAACTGA
- the lysA gene encoding diaminopimelate decarboxylase produces MTTPTPASPLAPAWLPAPTDPDALDPKVWSAGTARADDGGLAVQGVSAAALAAEFGTPLLVMDEDDFRARARSFREGFDSTFRDLCGGADVYFAGKSMLTLSTARWAAEEGLRVDTASGGELAVALRAGVDPAHIGLHGNNKSVAELAAALDAGVGRIIVDSVDELVFLAAFAAERGQVAPVMLRLTPGVHAHTHDFIATAHEDQKFGLSLAPSSEGRDGGIAGVSPAAVAVRIALQADSIELLGVHCHIGSQIFEADGFGLAAERVLGFLAEVEAEHGVALPELDLGGGHGIAYTSVDEPRPAAEIAAALAADVRKAVERLGLTCPRISIEPGRAISGPAGLTLYTVGVTKTVDADAPDGSTASRRYVAVDGGMSDNPRPVLYDADYTAVLASRTSDAAPALSRVVGKHCESGDILVRDVWLPVDVTRGDLLAVPATGAYTHVMASNYNALTRPAVVAVREGEARVIIRRETVEDLLRREVDPQNPS; encoded by the coding sequence ATGACGACGCCGACCCCCGCCTCCCCGCTCGCCCCGGCCTGGCTGCCGGCGCCGACGGACCCGGACGCCCTGGACCCGAAGGTCTGGTCCGCCGGGACGGCCCGCGCCGACGACGGCGGGCTCGCCGTCCAGGGCGTCTCCGCCGCCGCGCTCGCGGCCGAGTTCGGCACGCCGCTGCTCGTGATGGACGAGGACGACTTCCGCGCCCGGGCCCGGTCCTTCCGGGAGGGCTTCGACTCGACGTTCAGGGACCTCTGCGGCGGCGCGGACGTCTACTTCGCCGGCAAGTCGATGCTCACCCTGTCCACGGCCCGGTGGGCCGCGGAGGAGGGGCTGCGCGTGGACACCGCCTCCGGCGGCGAGCTGGCCGTCGCCCTGCGCGCCGGCGTCGACCCGGCGCACATCGGCCTGCACGGCAACAACAAGTCCGTGGCCGAACTCGCCGCCGCCCTCGATGCGGGCGTCGGCCGGATCATCGTGGACTCCGTGGACGAGCTCGTGTTCCTGGCGGCGTTCGCCGCCGAGCGCGGGCAGGTGGCGCCCGTGATGCTGCGCCTGACCCCGGGCGTGCACGCGCACACCCACGACTTCATCGCCACCGCGCACGAGGACCAGAAGTTCGGCCTGTCCCTCGCCCCGTCCTCCGAGGGGCGCGACGGCGGGATCGCGGGCGTGTCCCCGGCCGCCGTGGCCGTGCGGATTGCCCTTCAGGCGGACTCGATCGAGCTGCTGGGCGTGCACTGCCACATCGGCTCGCAGATCTTCGAGGCCGACGGCTTCGGGCTGGCCGCCGAGCGCGTCCTGGGCTTCCTCGCCGAGGTCGAGGCCGAGCACGGGGTCGCGCTGCCCGAGCTGGACCTCGGCGGCGGCCACGGCATCGCCTACACCTCCGTGGACGAGCCGCGCCCGGCCGCCGAGATCGCCGCCGCTCTCGCGGCCGACGTCCGCAAGGCCGTCGAGCGGCTGGGACTGACGTGCCCGCGCATCTCGATCGAGCCCGGTCGCGCGATCTCCGGGCCCGCCGGCCTTACCCTCTACACCGTGGGCGTGACCAAGACCGTGGACGCGGACGCCCCGGACGGCTCCACCGCTTCCCGCCGCTACGTGGCCGTGGACGGGGGCATGTCGGACAACCCGCGCCCCGTGCTGTACGACGCGGACTACACCGCCGTGCTCGCCTCGCGCACCTCGGACGCGGCGCCCGCGCTCTCCCGCGTGGTGGGCAAGCACTGCGAGTCCGGGGACATCCTGGTCCGCGACGTGTGGCTGCCCGTGGACGTCACGCGGGGCGACCTGCTGGCCGTGCCCGCCACCGGGGCCTACACGCACGTGATGGCGTCGAACTACAACGCCCTGACCCGGCCCGCCGTCGTCGCCGTGCGGGAGGGGGAGGCGCGGGTGATCATCCGCCGCGAGACGGTCGAGGACCTGCTGCGCCGCGAGGTCGACCCGCAGAACCCCTCCTGA
- the argS gene encoding arginine--tRNA ligase, translating into MKPEELSALIHAQLLAAVDAGELPAALREELTADRVRVERPRSREHGDWATNVALQFAKKAGMDPREFAAVLTARVGEQEGVAQVDIAGPGFLNITLDAAAAGELARTIVEAGEAYGRNDALAGRTVNMEFVSANPTGPLHIGHTRWAALGDAIARLLRASGAQVTAEYYINDAGNQMNVFADSVLARLHGRDVPEGGYPGAYVQELADQVEKDHPDVRELTDEAARPVVREAAYRLQMQDIKDTLAAFDVHFDVFTPETRLHESGAIQQAVDTLRDQGHVADRDGAVWLTTTDFGDDKDRVLVRANGEPTYFAADAAYYLHKRDRGFEEKVYLLGADHHGYVNRLKAIAAAAGDDPATNIEILIGQLISVNGAKLSKRAGNIIELKDLVQWLGKDALRYDLARYPADSPITIDPELLRSQSNDNPVYYVQYAHARACGAARTAEAFGVDRSAFDGSLLTDPTESELLAQLAEFPSVVASAARLREPHRVARHLEVVAGAYHSWYAACRITPVPAEDGAPGAVEDLHRTRLWLNTAAAQVLRNGLDLLGVSAPEKM; encoded by the coding sequence GTGAAGCCCGAAGAACTCTCCGCCCTCATCCATGCCCAGCTGCTGGCCGCCGTCGACGCCGGGGAGCTGCCCGCCGCCCTGCGCGAGGAGCTCACCGCGGACCGCGTGCGAGTGGAGCGACCCCGCAGCCGCGAGCACGGGGACTGGGCCACCAACGTGGCGCTGCAGTTCGCCAAGAAGGCGGGCATGGACCCGCGGGAGTTCGCGGCCGTGCTCACCGCGCGCGTGGGGGAGCAGGAGGGCGTGGCGCAGGTGGACATCGCCGGGCCCGGGTTCCTCAACATCACCCTGGACGCCGCCGCCGCGGGTGAGCTGGCCCGCACCATCGTGGAGGCCGGCGAGGCCTACGGCCGCAACGACGCCCTGGCCGGCCGCACCGTGAACATGGAGTTCGTCTCCGCCAACCCCACGGGCCCCCTGCACATCGGCCACACCCGCTGGGCCGCCCTCGGCGACGCGATCGCCCGCCTGCTGCGCGCCTCCGGGGCGCAGGTCACGGCCGAGTACTACATCAACGACGCCGGCAACCAGATGAACGTGTTCGCCGACTCCGTCCTCGCCCGCCTCCACGGCCGCGACGTCCCCGAGGGCGGCTACCCGGGTGCCTACGTCCAGGAGCTCGCCGACCAGGTGGAGAAGGACCACCCGGACGTGCGCGAGCTGACGGACGAGGCCGCCCGCCCGGTGGTCCGCGAGGCCGCGTACCGGCTCCAGATGCAGGACATCAAGGACACCCTCGCCGCGTTCGACGTGCACTTCGACGTGTTCACCCCCGAGACCCGCCTGCACGAGTCCGGCGCCATCCAGCAGGCCGTGGACACCCTGCGGGACCAGGGTCATGTGGCGGACCGCGACGGCGCCGTGTGGCTCACGACCACCGACTTCGGGGACGACAAGGACCGCGTGCTCGTCCGCGCCAACGGCGAGCCCACCTACTTCGCCGCCGACGCCGCCTACTACCTCCACAAGCGCGACCGCGGCTTCGAGGAGAAGGTGTACCTGCTCGGCGCCGACCACCACGGCTACGTGAACCGCCTCAAGGCGATCGCCGCCGCCGCCGGCGACGACCCGGCGACGAACATCGAGATCCTCATCGGCCAGCTCATCTCGGTCAACGGCGCGAAGCTCTCCAAGCGCGCCGGCAACATCATCGAGCTCAAGGACCTCGTCCAGTGGCTGGGCAAGGACGCGCTGCGCTACGACCTGGCGCGCTACCCCGCGGACTCGCCCATCACCATCGACCCGGAGCTGCTGCGCTCGCAGTCCAACGACAACCCGGTCTACTACGTGCAGTACGCCCACGCCCGGGCGTGCGGCGCCGCCCGCACGGCCGAGGCCTTCGGCGTGGACCGCTCCGCGTTCGACGGGTCCCTGCTCACCGACCCCACCGAGTCCGAGCTGCTGGCCCAGCTGGCCGAGTTCCCCTCCGTCGTGGCCTCCGCCGCCCGGCTGCGCGAGCCGCACCGGGTGGCCCGCCACCTCGAGGTCGTCGCCGGCGCGTACCACTCCTGGTACGCCGCCTGCCGCATCACCCCCGTGCCGGCCGAGGACGGGGCCCCGGGCGCGGTCGAGGACCTGCACCGCACCCGCCTGTGGCTGAACACCGCCGCGGCCCAGGTGCTCCGCAACGGCCTCGACCTGCTGGGCGTGTCCGCTCCGGAGAAGATGTGA
- a CDS encoding FAD-dependent oxidoreductase, giving the protein MVRSVWPPWNTSVPARAATSARSFAAGLGHGALGGAPAAVPLPLRPVHGDILRLHVPPRLLGPGEDRLLPGPVRSLVHGRSVYLVPRADGGLVVGATVREDGVAATPAGAVLDLLAAPAAQAPDEGMTLVVLCAAGVRSARARDAVRAAAPAAAGRVLSLAGGLRAWGARGEAARPACSVDSPG; this is encoded by the coding sequence GTGGTCAGGTCCGTCTGGCCCCCGTGGAACACGTCCGTCCCGGCCAGGGCCGCGACGTCGGCGCGGTCGTTCGCCGCCGGGCTCGGCCACGGGGCGCTGGGCGGGGCGCCGGCCGCCGTGCCGCTGCCGCTGCGGCCGGTCCACGGGGACATCCTCCGGCTGCACGTGCCGCCGCGGCTGCTGGGCCCCGGAGAGGACCGCCTGCTGCCGGGCCCCGTGCGCTCGCTCGTGCACGGCCGGTCCGTGTACCTCGTGCCGCGGGCGGACGGCGGCCTCGTGGTGGGCGCGACCGTGCGGGAGGACGGTGTGGCCGCCACCCCGGCCGGCGCCGTGCTGGACCTGCTGGCCGCCCCCGCCGCCCAGGCGCCGGACGAGGGGATGACGCTCGTGGTGCTGTGCGCCGCCGGAGTCCGCTCGGCGCGCGCGCGGGACGCCGTCCGGGCGGCGGCCCCGGCCGCGGCCGGGCGGGTCCTCTCCCTCGCGGGGGGCCTGCGGGCGTGGGGGGCCCGCGGGGAGGCGGCGCGTCCCGCGTGTTCCGTAGACTCTCCCGGGTGA
- the thiD gene encoding bifunctional hydroxymethylpyrimidine kinase/phosphomethylpyrimidine kinase, whose protein sequence is MSPVTPLRPPARVLAVAGSDSGGGAGIQADLATIGAWGGYGMTAVTAVTAQNTQGVQAVHVLPADVVTAQLEAVGADIGVDAVTIGMLGSVPVMHAVADWLEAARPPRVVLDPVMVASSGDRLTDAAGEDAEAAWARLLSLADLVTPNVPELAALTGRTLDEEDDPARALAAAVAAARGLVAADGPVGRGGTVLVKGGHLPADAEGCLTDVLVGPQGETAVTAPRVGTRATHGTGCTLSSALAVLAAGGRSWEEALRAARPWLTRALRGADGLGVGDRSRPTWHGPLDWRVPTDDDGRRA, encoded by the coding sequence ATGAGCCCCGTGACGCCCCTCCGTCCCCCCGCCCGCGTCCTCGCCGTCGCCGGGTCCGACTCCGGCGGCGGCGCCGGCATCCAGGCGGACCTGGCCACGATCGGCGCCTGGGGCGGCTACGGCATGACCGCCGTCACCGCCGTGACCGCGCAGAACACGCAGGGTGTGCAGGCGGTGCACGTGCTGCCCGCCGACGTCGTCACCGCGCAGCTCGAGGCCGTCGGGGCGGACATCGGCGTCGACGCCGTCACGATCGGCATGCTCGGCTCCGTCCCGGTGATGCACGCCGTCGCGGACTGGCTCGAGGCCGCCCGGCCGCCGCGCGTCGTGCTGGACCCGGTCATGGTGGCCTCGAGCGGCGACCGCCTCACGGACGCCGCCGGCGAGGACGCTGAGGCGGCGTGGGCCCGCCTGCTGTCCCTCGCGGACCTGGTGACGCCCAACGTGCCGGAGCTCGCGGCGCTGACGGGGCGGACCCTGGACGAGGAGGACGATCCGGCGCGGGCGCTGGCCGCCGCCGTGGCCGCCGCACGCGGCCTGGTCGCCGCGGACGGCCCGGTCGGGCGCGGTGGGACCGTCCTCGTGAAGGGCGGCCACCTGCCTGCGGACGCCGAGGGATGCCTGACGGACGTGCTCGTGGGGCCGCAGGGGGAGACGGCGGTGACGGCGCCGCGCGTCGGGACGCGGGCCACCCACGGCACGGGGTGCACGCTCTCCTCCGCGCTCGCGGTGCTCGCGGCCGGGGGCCGGTCCTGGGAGGAGGCCCTGCGCGCCGCCCGTCCGTGGCTGACGCGGGCCCTGCGGGGCGCCGACGGCCTCGGGGTCGGGGACCGGTCCCGGCCGACCTGGCACGGTCCGCTCGACTGGCGGGTGCCCACGGACGACGACGGCCGGCGCGCCTGA